The following coding sequences are from one Halictus rubicundus isolate RS-2024b chromosome 11, iyHalRubi1_principal, whole genome shotgun sequence window:
- the Stas gene encoding transmembrane protein stas, whose product MNVETRIRQNADSPKQESTRQALLTVAVIFFTSLSALFYVYTSFPELAENEQQHMKLPLHIEDAKNLGKLLGRYKDLYYFQVLAGVFTTYIFLQTFAIPGSIFLSILSGFLFPFPLALFLVCSCSAIGASLCYLLSSLLGRKLLFKYFPVKAREWTQTVKKHRHNLFNYMLFLRMTPLLPNWFINLASPIIGVPLTPFILGTFFGVAPPSFVAIQAGQTLQNLTSSTDAWSWHSILILCVFAVLSLVPVLFKQKLQEKLD is encoded by the exons ATGAACGTGGAAACTAGAATAAGGCAAAATGCCG ATTCCCCAAAACAGGAATCTACTAGACAAGCTCTCCTAACAGTTGCAGTCATCTTTTTCACATCGTTATCAGCTTTGTTCTATGTGTACACTAGTTTCCCTGAGCTCGCAga AAATGAGCAACAACACATGAAACTTCCATTACACATTGAAGATGCCAAAAATCTTGGCAAACTGTTAGGTCGATACAAGGATCTCTATTATTTCCAAGTACTGGCTGGAGTGTTTACGACCTATATTTT CTTGCAAACTTTTGCAATTCCTGGTTCTATTTTCCTATCAATCCTCTCAGGATTTCTCTTTCCATTCCCACTAGCATTATTTTTAGTGTGCAGCTGCAGTGCGATAGGAGCCTCCCTGTGCTACCTTTTATCGTCACTGTTAGGACGTAAAttacttttcaaatattttcctGTGAAAGCAAGGGAGTGGACGCAGACAGTGAAAAAGCATAGACATAATCTGTTTAATTATATGCTCTTTCTGCGGATGACACCATTGCTGCCGAACTGGTTTATCAACCTTGCCAGCCCAATAATCGGAGTGCCTCTGACACCTTTTATTTTAGGCACGTTCTTTGGAGTGGCTCCACCATCCTTCGTAGCAATACAAGCTGGTCAAACACTACAGAATCTGACTTCTTCGACTGATGCCTGGTCATGGCACAGTATTCTAATTTTGTGTGTGTTTGCTGTGCTATCACTAGTACCTGTTCTATTTAAGCAAAAACTGCAAGAGAAGTTAGACTAA
- the LOC143359017 gene encoding uncharacterized protein LOC143359017 isoform X4, with translation MVNLKLYKTKLEEIRQKARENDIPEEEIDKMLENSFRILEMKKTQRGPSCCTKLTIIILLIVIVCLIFFDRRFISVMIMRNLQNSIYPGLNLLRKIAVPVVQHYPSLSEFYDEWCILENPYFYVNDIDCWPCSVVKFVPDLTGHSIPRSFNPGMPYTKTENFSEIHFKHLKKLFWENCDTFERDAMKIYSNNHTYKHIRDVMESKIDSYPSHNLDDHITWRVNRMTAGRILRKLFPVPVDTPTWWEQSTEKFVIIDEPKSPPYTLPNPECSNVVIRCTSGARLIKMVASLECTGSCVSFTILLTPGKILWYNWWYWRPVSLPASNSTSTSINYLISFC, from the exons ATGGTGaatttgaaattatataaaaccaAATTGGAAGAAATACGTCAAAAAGCACGGGAAAACGATATTCCTGAAGAAGAAATCGACAAAATGTTGGAAAATTCGTTTCGCATCCTTGAAATGAAAAAAACACAACGTGGCCCATCCTGTTGCACAAAATTAACAATTATAATTTTGTTAATCGTAATAGTATGCCTTATTTTCTTCGACCGACGTTTTATTTCAGTTATGATAATGCGAAATTTGCAAAATTCCATTTATCCAGGCTTAAACTTGCTCCGAAAAATAGCTGTGCCCGTAGTTCAGCATTATCCTTCTTTATCTG AATTTTACGATGAATGGTGCATTTTGGAAAACCCATACTTCTATGTGAATGACATTGATTGCTGGCCCTGTAGCGTAGTAAAATTCGTGCCTGATCTAACTGGCCATAGTATACCCAGGTCCTTCAATCCTGGAATGCCTTATacaaaaactgaaaatttctccgaaattcattttaaacatctaaaaaaattattctgggAAAATTGTGATACATTTGAGAGAGATGCAATGAAAATATACTCTAACAATCATACGTATAA GCATATTAGAGATGTTATGGAAAGCAAAATTGATTCATATCCATCACATAACTTGGATGATCACATTACGTGGAGAGTCAATCGTATGACAGCGGGaagaattttgagaaaattgttcCCTGTGCCTGTCGACACACCAACTTGGTGGGAACAGAGCACAGAAAAGTTTGTTATCATCGATGAACCAAAATCTCCACCATATACTTTG CCAAATCCTGAGTGCAGCAATGTGGTAATAAGATGCACATCTGGTGCAAGATTGATAAAAATGGTAGCAAGTCTAGAGTGTACAGGGTCATGTGTAtctttcacgattttactaACACCTGGGAAAATAC TATGGTACAATTGGTGGTATTGGCGCCCAGTTAGCCTACCTGCATCGAATTCAACTAGTACTTCCATCAATTACTTAATTTccttttgttaa
- the LOC143359017 gene encoding uncharacterized protein LOC143359017 isoform X2: MASKRKFSTDDGSEKCAFIGDSNLVDTSDNNSDSSNIVSPVRKRPKQLITEDDTDDELINRQLSERWFWKEENNKPKIWKYTQTPGIRVAILDQLGESKRELDVFDIMFDNVFWENIVTETNRYAERTIINENERRKIDESWTPVDCNEIKIYFALCIIMAQVKKPNIQMNWSKRAVIETPIFRKTMPLQRFLQITRFLHFSNNDTTDNMDKLRKVNPVINFFNKKFKEVYVMEDDIAIYESLMTFKGRVSSKQFSPSKRTRFGIKFSKLCESASSYCYDFQIYSEFYDEWCILENPYFYVNDIDCWPCSVVKFVPDLTGHSIPRSFNPGMPYTKTENFSEIHFKHLKKLFWENCDTFERDAMKIYSNNHTYKHIRDVMESKIDSYPSHNLDDHITWRVNRMTAGRILRKLFPVPVDTPTWWEQSTEKFVIIDEPKSPPYTLPNPECSNVVIRCTSGARLIKMVASLECTGSCVSFTILLTPGKILWYNWWYWRPVSLPASNSTSTSINYLISFC; encoded by the exons ATGGCATCAAAAAGAAAATTTAGTACCGATGATGGCAGTGAGAAGTGTGCTTTTATCGGGGATAGTAATTTGGTAGATACTTCTGATAATAATAGTGACAGTAGCAATATTGTGTCTCCTGTACGAAAACGTCCAAAACAATTAATCACTGAAGATGATACCGATGATGAATTGATCAATCGTCAATTATCGGAGCGATGGTTTTGgaaagaagaaaataataaaccAAAGATCTGGAAGTATACGCAGACTCCTGGCATACGAGTAGCAATTTTAGACCAGTTAGGTGAAAGCAAAAGAGAGTTAGACGTTTTCGATATAATGTTTGACAATGTGTTTTGGGAAAATATTGTCACGGAAACGAATCGGTACGCAGAACGAACAATAATCAatgaaaatgaaagaagaaaaattgacGAGTCATGGACCCCTGTAGAttgtaacgaaataaaaatatactttgcATTATGTATAATAATGGCTCAAGTTAAGAAGCCAAATATTCAAATGAACTGGTCTAAAAGAGCTGTTATAGAAACGCCAATATTCAGGAAAACTATGCCGTTGCAAAGATTTTTGCAAATAACTAGGTTTCTGCATTTTTCAAATAACGATACGACCGACAATATGGATAAATTACGTAAAGTAAATCCCGTGATAaactttttcaataaaaaatttaaagaagtATATGTAATGGAAGACGACATCGCCATATATGAATCGCTAATGACATTTAAGGGACGCGTGTCTTCTAAACAATTTAGTCCCTCGAAAAGGACGAGATTCGGGATAAAATTTTCTAAACTGTGCGAGTCAGCATCAAGTTATTGCtatgattttcaaatatattcgg AATTTTACGATGAATGGTGCATTTTGGAAAACCCATACTTCTATGTGAATGACATTGATTGCTGGCCCTGTAGCGTAGTAAAATTCGTGCCTGATCTAACTGGCCATAGTATACCCAGGTCCTTCAATCCTGGAATGCCTTATacaaaaactgaaaatttctccgaaattcattttaaacatctaaaaaaattattctgggAAAATTGTGATACATTTGAGAGAGATGCAATGAAAATATACTCTAACAATCATACGTATAA GCATATTAGAGATGTTATGGAAAGCAAAATTGATTCATATCCATCACATAACTTGGATGATCACATTACGTGGAGAGTCAATCGTATGACAGCGGGaagaattttgagaaaattgttcCCTGTGCCTGTCGACACACCAACTTGGTGGGAACAGAGCACAGAAAAGTTTGTTATCATCGATGAACCAAAATCTCCACCATATACTTTG CCAAATCCTGAGTGCAGCAATGTGGTAATAAGATGCACATCTGGTGCAAGATTGATAAAAATGGTAGCAAGTCTAGAGTGTACAGGGTCATGTGTAtctttcacgattttactaACACCTGGGAAAATAC TATGGTACAATTGGTGGTATTGGCGCCCAGTTAGCCTACCTGCATCGAATTCAACTAGTACTTCCATCAATTACTTAATTTccttttgttaa
- the LOC143359017 gene encoding piggyBac transposable element-derived protein 4 isoform X3 encodes MASKRKFSTDDGSEKCAFIGDSNLVDTSDNNSDSSNIVSPVRKRPKQLITEDDTDDELINRQLSERWFWKEENNKPKIWKYTQTPGIRVAILDQLGESKRELDVFDIMFDNVFWENIVTETNRYAERTIINENERRKIDESWTPVDCNEIKIYFALCIIMAQVKKPNIQMNWSKRAVIETPIFRKTMPLQRFLQITRFLHFSNNDTTDNMDKLRKVNPVINFFNKKFKEVYVMEDDIAIYESLMTFKGRVSSKQFSPSKRTRFGIKFSKLCESASSYCYDFQIYSEFYDEWCILENPYFYVNDIDCWPCSVVKFVPDLTGHSIPRSFNPGMPYTKTENFSEIHFKHLKKLFWENCDTFERDAMKIYSNNHTYKHIRDVMESKIDSYPSHNLDDHITWRVNRMTAGRILRKLFPVPVDTPTWWEQSTEKFVIIDEPKSPPYTLNYF; translated from the exons ATGGCATCAAAAAGAAAATTTAGTACCGATGATGGCAGTGAGAAGTGTGCTTTTATCGGGGATAGTAATTTGGTAGATACTTCTGATAATAATAGTGACAGTAGCAATATTGTGTCTCCTGTACGAAAACGTCCAAAACAATTAATCACTGAAGATGATACCGATGATGAATTGATCAATCGTCAATTATCGGAGCGATGGTTTTGgaaagaagaaaataataaaccAAAGATCTGGAAGTATACGCAGACTCCTGGCATACGAGTAGCAATTTTAGACCAGTTAGGTGAAAGCAAAAGAGAGTTAGACGTTTTCGATATAATGTTTGACAATGTGTTTTGGGAAAATATTGTCACGGAAACGAATCGGTACGCAGAACGAACAATAATCAatgaaaatgaaagaagaaaaattgacGAGTCATGGACCCCTGTAGAttgtaacgaaataaaaatatactttgcATTATGTATAATAATGGCTCAAGTTAAGAAGCCAAATATTCAAATGAACTGGTCTAAAAGAGCTGTTATAGAAACGCCAATATTCAGGAAAACTATGCCGTTGCAAAGATTTTTGCAAATAACTAGGTTTCTGCATTTTTCAAATAACGATACGACCGACAATATGGATAAATTACGTAAAGTAAATCCCGTGATAaactttttcaataaaaaatttaaagaagtATATGTAATGGAAGACGACATCGCCATATATGAATCGCTAATGACATTTAAGGGACGCGTGTCTTCTAAACAATTTAGTCCCTCGAAAAGGACGAGATTCGGGATAAAATTTTCTAAACTGTGCGAGTCAGCATCAAGTTATTGCtatgattttcaaatatattcgg AATTTTACGATGAATGGTGCATTTTGGAAAACCCATACTTCTATGTGAATGACATTGATTGCTGGCCCTGTAGCGTAGTAAAATTCGTGCCTGATCTAACTGGCCATAGTATACCCAGGTCCTTCAATCCTGGAATGCCTTATacaaaaactgaaaatttctccgaaattcattttaaacatctaaaaaaattattctgggAAAATTGTGATACATTTGAGAGAGATGCAATGAAAATATACTCTAACAATCATACGTATAA GCATATTAGAGATGTTATGGAAAGCAAAATTGATTCATATCCATCACATAACTTGGATGATCACATTACGTGGAGAGTCAATCGTATGACAGCGGGaagaattttgagaaaattgttcCCTGTGCCTGTCGACACACCAACTTGGTGGGAACAGAGCACAGAAAAGTTTGTTATCATCGATGAACCAAAATCTCCACCATATACTTTG aattatttttga
- the LOC143359017 gene encoding piggyBac transposable element-derived protein 4 isoform X1 — MASKRKFSTDDGSEKCAFIGDSNLVDTSDNNSDSSNIVSPVRKRPKQLITEDDTDDELINRQLSERWFWKEENNKPKIWKYTQTPGIRVAILDQLGESKRELDVFDIMFDNVFWENIVTETNRYAERTIINENERRKIDESWTPVDCNEIKIYFALCIIMAQVKKPNIQMNWSKRAVIETPIFRKTMPLQRFLQITRFLHFSNNDTTDNMDKLRKVNPVINFFNKKFKEVYVMEDDIAIYESLMTFKGRVSSKQFSPSKRTRFGIKFSKLCESASSYCYDFQIYSGNNKKNPDDSASESVVMKLSQSVLHEGHTLYLDDRYSSPKLFLTLAKNKTNAVGTVRTDRKKMPRDFITAKLKKGECRMRSCNGILALKWKDKRDVHIISTKHESVEMTEQYGCRLNPTFKPKSVVDYNMGMIGIDRQDRILACFPVMRKHMKGYRKIFFYIFDMALFNSYILYKKVNVVKKQNYTEYRLEIAEALLKNVPSQDYKTRRQLTNGDTPLRLHAQHWGHFPKHIDSTPLKQKPSRACKVCTKNKKRSETTWECKKCRVALHVPCCFEKYHTVEDY; from the coding sequence ATGGCATCAAAAAGAAAATTTAGTACCGATGATGGCAGTGAGAAGTGTGCTTTTATCGGGGATAGTAATTTGGTAGATACTTCTGATAATAATAGTGACAGTAGCAATATTGTGTCTCCTGTACGAAAACGTCCAAAACAATTAATCACTGAAGATGATACCGATGATGAATTGATCAATCGTCAATTATCGGAGCGATGGTTTTGgaaagaagaaaataataaaccAAAGATCTGGAAGTATACGCAGACTCCTGGCATACGAGTAGCAATTTTAGACCAGTTAGGTGAAAGCAAAAGAGAGTTAGACGTTTTCGATATAATGTTTGACAATGTGTTTTGGGAAAATATTGTCACGGAAACGAATCGGTACGCAGAACGAACAATAATCAatgaaaatgaaagaagaaaaattgacGAGTCATGGACCCCTGTAGAttgtaacgaaataaaaatatactttgcATTATGTATAATAATGGCTCAAGTTAAGAAGCCAAATATTCAAATGAACTGGTCTAAAAGAGCTGTTATAGAAACGCCAATATTCAGGAAAACTATGCCGTTGCAAAGATTTTTGCAAATAACTAGGTTTCTGCATTTTTCAAATAACGATACGACCGACAATATGGATAAATTACGTAAAGTAAATCCCGTGATAaactttttcaataaaaaatttaaagaagtATATGTAATGGAAGACGACATCGCCATATATGAATCGCTAATGACATTTAAGGGACGCGTGTCTTCTAAACAATTTAGTCCCTCGAAAAGGACGAGATTCGGGATAAAATTTTCTAAACTGTGCGAGTCAGCATCAAGTTATTGCtatgattttcaaatatattcgggtaataataaaaaaaatcctgaTGACAGTGCGTCCGAAAGTGTTGTCATGAAGCTATCACAATCAGTGTTACATGAAGGTCACACTTTGTACCTAGATGATAGATATTCTTCGCCGAAACTGTTTTTAACTTTAgctaaaaataaaacaaatgccGTCGGCACGGTACGTACTGATAGAAAAAAAATGCCGAGAGATTTTATTACGGCAAAGTTAAAGAAAGGGGAATGCAGAATGAGAAGCTGCAATGGCATATTAGCATTGAAGTGGAAGGACAAACGTGACGTCCACATCATTTCTACAAAACATGAAAGTGTAGAAATGACCGAGCAATATGGATGTCGCTTAAATCCTACTTTCAAACCAAAATCTGTTGTTGACTACAACATGGGAATGATTGGTATTGATCGCCAAGATCGGATACTGGCGTGCTTCCCTGTTATGAGAAAGCACATGAAAGGGTaccgaaaaattttcttttacatatttGATATGGCACTTTTTAACTCGTACATTCTGTACAAAAAGGTCAATGTAGTAAAGAAACAGAATTACACTGAATATAGATTAGAAATAGCAGAAGCGTTATTAAAAAACGTGCCGTCACAAGATTATAAAACACGGAGACAACTAACGAACGGAGACACACCACTGAGACTGCACGCGCAACATTGGGGTCATTTTCCCAAACATATAGATTCCACGCCGTTGAAACAAAAGCCATCAAGAGCTTGTAAAGTATGTACAAAAAATAAGAAACGCAGTGAAACAACGTGGGAGTGCAAAAAATGTCGAGTTGCGTTACATGTACCATGTTGTTTCGAAAAATATCATACGGTTGAAGATTACTAA
- the Mtssb gene encoding mitochondrial single stranded DNA-binding protein isoform X3: MFRNVISKKVQGILGVNCKQMCTEVKLEKTINQITLLGRVGNDPQKKGNDEHPLVTFSLATHSNYKYGNGDFMQKTDWHKVCVFKPMLRETVTNYLKRGQRILVMGRISYGEFKDSDGQAKYSTAVIADEIVFFQTQ, from the exons ATGTTTCGAAAC gTTATATCGAAAAAGGTGCAAGGTATTTTAGGAGTTAATTGCAAACAAATGTGTACAGaagtgaaattagaaaaaa CAATTAATCAGATTACACTGTTGGGTAGAGTTGGAAACGATCCACAGAAAAAAGGCAATGACGAACACCCTCTTGTCACGTTCTCCCTTGCAACACACAGTAATTATAAATATGGTAATG GAGACTTTATGCAAAAAACCGACTGGCACAAGGTATGCGTTTTCAAGCCAATGCTGCGAGAGACAGTTACAAACTATTTGAaaagaggacagaggatactggTCATGGGAAGGATCAGTTATGGTGAATTTAAAGACTCAGATGGTCAGGCCAAATACAGCACGGCGGTGATAGCAGATGAAATCGTATTCTTCCAGACGCAATAA
- the Mtssb gene encoding mitochondrial single stranded DNA-binding protein isoform X4, producing MFRNVISKKVQGILGVNCKQMCTEVKLEKTINQITLLGRVGNDPQKKGNDEHPLVTFSLATHSNYKYGDFMQKTDWHKVCVFKPMLRETVTNYLKRGQRILVMGRISYGEFKDSDGQAKYSTAVIADEIVFFQTQ from the exons ATGTTTCGAAAC gTTATATCGAAAAAGGTGCAAGGTATTTTAGGAGTTAATTGCAAACAAATGTGTACAGaagtgaaattagaaaaaa CAATTAATCAGATTACACTGTTGGGTAGAGTTGGAAACGATCCACAGAAAAAAGGCAATGACGAACACCCTCTTGTCACGTTCTCCCTTGCAACACACAGTAATTATAAATATG GAGACTTTATGCAAAAAACCGACTGGCACAAGGTATGCGTTTTCAAGCCAATGCTGCGAGAGACAGTTACAAACTATTTGAaaagaggacagaggatactggTCATGGGAAGGATCAGTTATGGTGAATTTAAAGACTCAGATGGTCAGGCCAAATACAGCACGGCGGTGATAGCAGATGAAATCGTATTCTTCCAGACGCAATAA
- the Mtssb gene encoding mitochondrial single stranded DNA-binding protein isoform X2: MFRNVISKKVQGILGVNCKQMCTEVKLEKTINQITLLGRVGNDPQKKGNDEHPLVTFSLATHSNYKYDSNNIAGDFMQKTDWHKVCVFKPMLRETVTNYLKRGQRILVMGRISYGEFKDSDGQAKYSTAVIADEIVFFQTQ; encoded by the exons ATGTTTCGAAAC gTTATATCGAAAAAGGTGCAAGGTATTTTAGGAGTTAATTGCAAACAAATGTGTACAGaagtgaaattagaaaaaa CAATTAATCAGATTACACTGTTGGGTAGAGTTGGAAACGATCCACAGAAAAAAGGCAATGACGAACACCCTCTTGTCACGTTCTCCCTTGCAACACACAGTAATTATAAATATG ATTCAAACAATATTGCAGGAGACTTTATGCAAAAAACCGACTGGCACAAGGTATGCGTTTTCAAGCCAATGCTGCGAGAGACAGTTACAAACTATTTGAaaagaggacagaggatactggTCATGGGAAGGATCAGTTATGGTGAATTTAAAGACTCAGATGGTCAGGCCAAATACAGCACGGCGGTGATAGCAGATGAAATCGTATTCTTCCAGACGCAATAA
- the Mtssb gene encoding mitochondrial single stranded DNA-binding protein isoform X1, with protein sequence MFRNVISKKVQGILGVNCKQMCTEVKLEKTINQITLLGRVGNDPQKKGNDEHPLVTFSLATHSNYKYGNDSNNIAGDFMQKTDWHKVCVFKPMLRETVTNYLKRGQRILVMGRISYGEFKDSDGQAKYSTAVIADEIVFFQTQ encoded by the exons ATGTTTCGAAAC gTTATATCGAAAAAGGTGCAAGGTATTTTAGGAGTTAATTGCAAACAAATGTGTACAGaagtgaaattagaaaaaa CAATTAATCAGATTACACTGTTGGGTAGAGTTGGAAACGATCCACAGAAAAAAGGCAATGACGAACACCCTCTTGTCACGTTCTCCCTTGCAACACACAGTAATTATAAATATGGTAATG ATTCAAACAATATTGCAGGAGACTTTATGCAAAAAACCGACTGGCACAAGGTATGCGTTTTCAAGCCAATGCTGCGAGAGACAGTTACAAACTATTTGAaaagaggacagaggatactggTCATGGGAAGGATCAGTTATGGTGAATTTAAAGACTCAGATGGTCAGGCCAAATACAGCACGGCGGTGATAGCAGATGAAATCGTATTCTTCCAGACGCAATAA
- the Aop gene encoding ETS variant transcription factor anterior open: MKLLPTIQLPQLPPVSAGGGMTGMDSRLPPGISLPFSPTDLLWRYGPAMNFPPTHPPPSPFLDFKTHLPASLASDPRLWSREDVATFLRWAEREFDLPQFDMDMFQMNGKALCLLTKADLGERCPGAGDVLHNVLSMLARDFSQLQRCLPSSPVTPTRPSAYPLSPHSHPPTPTWTENPYTANLASLMSANSVTLSPAPSVDSQAGSPGHTEGTQSQVYKSDSDEDNQQAANGSPPATPTALTAQRLSEVCVKDQPSPTLTQPMMPLTPGAFRTNPANTAREFFPSDSPEPNTNGRLLWDFLQQLLNDPSQRYTHYIAWKSRETGVFKIVDPPGLARLWGIQKNHLSMNYDKMSRALRYYYRVNILRKVQGERHCYQFLRNPTELKNIKNISLLRQQMRIKSEPEEEGGSGVEPEIDMPTDLSMSSMSQPSSDQQQQQQQQQSQQQPLSLHDPPTKYRSHAYNLVKTNQESEERK, translated from the exons ATGAAATTGTTGCCAACGATCCAACTACCGCAATTGCCGCCGGTCTCGGCCGGGGGTGGAATGACGGGAATGGACTCTCGGCTACCACCAGGCATATCGCTGCCGTTCAGCCCCACGGATCTGCTCTGGCGATACGGCCCTGCCATGAATTTCCCGCCCACGCATCCGCCGCCCAGTCCGTTTCTAGATTTCAAAACTCATCTGCCAGCGAGTCTAG CATCGGATCCCCGGCTATGGTCTCGAGAAGACGTAGCGACGTTCCTGCGGTGGGCGGAGCGCGAGTTCGACCTGCCTCAGTTCGACATGGACATGTTCCAGATGAACGGCAAGGCTTTGTGCCTGCTAACAAAAGCGGACTTAGGCGAACGGTGTCCTGGCGCCGGCGACGTTCTACACAACGTGCTCTCCATGCTAGCTAGAGACTTTAGTCAGCTTCAAAGGTGTCTTCCCAGCAGCCCGGTGACCCCGACGAGGCCATCGGCATACCCGTTGAGCCCTCATTCGCACCCGCCAACACCCACATGGACGGAGAACCCGTACACCGCGAACCTGGCTTCGTTAATGTCCGCGAATTCGGTGACGCTGTCTCCAGCGCCCTCGGTAGACAGTCAGGCGGGTTCGCCGGGTCATACGGAGGGTACACAGAGTCAGGTGTACAAAAGCGACTCGGACGAGGACAATCAGCAAGCAGCGAACGGGAGCCCGCCGGCCACACCCACTGCCCTCACCGCGCAAAGGCTAAGCGAGGTCTGCGTGAAGGACCAGCCCAGCCCCACGCTCACGCAACCCATGATGCCTCTGACGCCCGGTGCCTTCAGGACGAACCCCGCCAACACGGCTAGGGAATTCTTTCCTAGTGATTCGCCCGAACCCAATACTA ATGGCAGACTTCTCTGGGACTTTCTGCAACAGTTGTTGAACGACCCATCGCAACGGTACACACACTATATAGCGTGGAAAAGCCGAGAAACAGGTGTGTTCAAAATCGTCGATCCTCCAGGATTGGCAAGGCTCTGGGGCATCCAGAAAAATCATCTTTCCATGAACTATGATAAGATGAGCAGAGCACTGCGGTACTACTATCGCGTGAACATTCTACGGAAGGTCCAAGGGGAACGCCACTGTTACCA ATTCCTGCGAAATCCGACGGAGTTGAAGAACATCAAGAACATATCGCTGCTGCGTCAACAGATGCGGATAAAGTCGGAGCCGGAAGAGGAGGGCGGAAGTGGCGTCGAGCCGGAAATCGATATGCCGACAGACCTTTCGATGTCCAGTATGAGTCAGCCATCGAGCGaccaacagcagcaacagcaacagcagcaatcGCAACAACAACCTCTATCTCTTCACGACCCGCCGACAAAGTACAGGAGTCACGCGTACAATCTGGTGAAGACCAATCAGGAGTCGGAAGAGAGGAAGTGA
- the LOC143358688 gene encoding uncharacterized protein LOC143358688 — protein sequence MRRSMCRCLAPGNPHSRISPHVRISQENCHEIQKTKRTAIDRSSGTDVSGSEVAMRQRKEETMPEVVPDARNRSNDLPASKNRLSDPFAIITGHFEFSLEVTSSGFHCY from the exons ATGCGAAGGTCGATGTGCCGTTGTCTCGCACCAGGAAATCCTCATTCGAGAATCTCGCCACAC GTTCGAATCTCGCAAGAAAACTGCCATGAAATCCAAAAGACGAAACGaaccgcgatcgatcgatcatccGGGACAGACGTTTCCGGCTCGGAGGTCGCAATGAGGCAACGAAAGGAGGAAACCATGCCGGAAGTTGTTCCCGACGCAAGAAACCGCTCGAATGATCTTCCTGCGAGCAAAAATCGCCTTTCGGATCCCTTCGCAATTATCACCGGACATTTTGAATTCTCGCTCGAGGTTACATCCAGTGGTTTCCACTGTTATTAA